A window of Juglans regia cultivar Chandler chromosome 7, Walnut 2.0, whole genome shotgun sequence contains these coding sequences:
- the LOC109009792 gene encoding GATA transcription factor 1 — protein sequence MEAPDTATCFVDDLLDFASDIGEEDDDEDKPRKALPPLNRRGHGPLSFDLLHSDDPGLPSSEELAEEDLEWISNKDAFPAVETFAGILSEHPGSISKHHSPVSLLESSTTSSLTNSTTNSSTLVRCCGSLKFPVRARSKCRQKRRRYMPCQLQLWWSRQQATTKNVKPVASTATIGRKCQHCGSEKTPQWRAGPFGPKTLCNACGVRYKSGRLVPEYRPASSPSFSAELHSNSHRKILEMRRQKHTGMGMGMGMGMVVTSVDKG from the exons ATGGAAGCTCCTGACACGGCGACTTGCTTTGTCGACGACCTGCTGGACTTCGCGTCGGATATAGGCGAGGAAGACGACGACGAAGACAAACCTAGAAAGGCTCTTCCTCCACTTAACCGTCGCGGGCATGGACCCTTGTCGTTCGACCTTTTGCACTCGGACGATCCTGGCCTTCCATCCTCT GAGGAGCTTGCTGAGGAGGACCTGGAATGGATATCGAACAAAGACGCGTTCCCAGCGGTGGAAACATTCGCAGGGATACTCTCGGAGCACCCGGGGAGTATATCCAAGCACCACAGCCCGGTCTCGTTGCTCGAAAGCAGCACCACAAGCAGCCTCACCAACAGCACCACCAATAGTAGTACACTCGTGAGGTGCTGTGGCAGCCTCAAGTTCCCCGTGCGAGCTCGCAGCAAGTGCCGCCAAAAGCGTCGCCGTTACATGCCGTGCCAGCTGCAGCTATGGTGGAGCCGACAACAAGCGACTACCAAGAATGTCAAACCGGTAGCGTCTACGGCGACGATCGGGAGGAAATGTCAGCATTGTGGGTCTGAAAAGACCCCGCAATGGCGGGCAGGTCCTTTCGGGCCCAAAACCCTGTGTAATGCTTGTGGGGTGCGATACAAGTCCGGTAGGCTCGTGCCCGAGTACCGCCCGGCGAGTAGCCCCTCGTTCTCCGCCGAGTTGCATTCCAATTCTCACAGGAAGATACTGGAGATGAGGAGACAGAAACATACGGGAATGGGAATGGGGATGGGGATGGGGATGGTGGTGACGTCTGTGGATAAAGGGTAG